A stretch of the Massilia varians genome encodes the following:
- the hutG gene encoding N-formylglutamate deformylase, producing MDFRFKAGRLPMLVSMPHAGTDIPDEVASSMAPCATARADTDWHLPELYGFLEEMGVSTISARWSRYLIDLNRPPENTNLYPGMDTTGLCPVDTFGRESLYLAGKTPDEAEVRRRLERYWLPYHEQLRAELARLQAEFGRVVLWDAHSIASIVPRFFEGRLPDLNFGTADGASCAPGLQATVVDVARAQDRFSVAVNGRFKGGHITRKYGQPEQGVHAIQLEMCQCLYMNEAAPFEYRPEVAAEVQPLLKDMIAAAVNWVRT from the coding sequence ATGGATTTCCGGTTCAAGGCAGGCAGGCTTCCCATGCTCGTGTCGATGCCGCACGCGGGCACCGACATCCCGGACGAGGTAGCAAGCAGCATGGCGCCCTGCGCCACGGCGCGCGCGGACACCGACTGGCACCTGCCGGAACTCTACGGCTTCCTGGAAGAGATGGGCGTGTCGACCATCTCGGCGCGCTGGTCGCGCTACCTGATCGACCTGAACCGGCCGCCCGAGAACACCAACCTGTATCCCGGGATGGACACCACCGGGCTGTGCCCGGTCGACACCTTCGGCCGCGAGAGCCTCTACCTGGCCGGAAAGACGCCGGACGAAGCCGAGGTACGGCGCCGCCTGGAGCGCTACTGGCTGCCCTACCACGAGCAGCTGCGCGCGGAACTGGCGCGTCTGCAAGCTGAGTTCGGCCGCGTGGTGCTGTGGGACGCGCATTCGATCGCCTCGATCGTGCCGCGCTTTTTCGAAGGCCGCCTGCCGGACCTGAACTTCGGCACCGCCGACGGCGCGTCCTGCGCGCCCGGCCTGCAAGCCACGGTGGTGGACGTGGCGCGCGCCCAGGACCGCTTCAGCGTCGCGGTCAACGGCCGCTTCAAGGGCGGCCACATCACCCGCAAGTACGGCCAGCCGGAGCAGGGCGTGCACGCGATCCAGCTCGAGATGTGCCAGTGCCTGTACATGAACGAAGCGGCGCCCTTCGAATATCGACCCGAGGTCGCGGCCGAAGTCCAGCCGCTGCTGAAGGACATGATCGCCGCCGCGGTGAACTGGGTGCGCACATGA
- the hutH gene encoding histidine ammonia-lyase, with protein sequence MNDSHHTLILQPGELTLSDLRAVWAAHVPLQLAPEAWQAVEASCALVERITAKGDPAYGINTGFGILAKAHIPNDQLEALQRNLILSHAVGTGELIADNIVRLIVLTKIGSLARGYSGVRPLIIETLIALYNAGIMPAIPSQGSVGASGDLAPLAHMTLAMLGVGPVRYKGELMDARQALGAAGIAPVTLAAKEGLALINGTQVSTALALHGLFMAERVLEAGMVAGALSVDAARGSDAPFDARIHAVRGQPGQIAAARIYRELVAGSAIRASHLVGDERVQDPYSLRCQPQVMGAAMDLIGNAGRTLLIEANAVTDNPLLFPDDGAILSGGNFHAEPVAFAADTLALAIAEVGALSERRIALLIDANLSGLPAFLVKEPGLNSGFMIAHVTAAALASENKSLAHPASVDSLPTSANQEDHVSMATFAARRLDQMAHNTSVIVGIELLAAAQGIEFHRPLRSSGHLEHVHAQLRARVAPYDADRFFAPDIEAARLMVVNGELSASIKELFTVLHP encoded by the coding sequence ATGAACGACTCGCACCACACTCTTATCCTGCAGCCGGGCGAACTGACGCTCAGCGACCTGCGCGCCGTCTGGGCCGCCCACGTGCCCTTGCAGCTGGCGCCGGAAGCCTGGCAGGCCGTCGAGGCTTCCTGCGCCCTGGTCGAGCGAATCACCGCCAAGGGCGACCCGGCCTACGGCATCAACACCGGCTTCGGCATCCTGGCCAAGGCCCACATCCCGAACGACCAGCTGGAAGCCCTGCAGCGCAACCTGATCCTGTCGCACGCGGTCGGCACCGGCGAACTCATCGCCGACAACATCGTGCGCCTGATCGTGCTGACCAAGATCGGCAGCCTGGCGCGCGGCTATTCCGGCGTGCGCCCGCTGATCATCGAAACCCTGATCGCCCTGTACAACGCGGGCATCATGCCGGCGATTCCCTCGCAGGGCTCGGTCGGCGCCTCCGGCGACCTGGCGCCGCTGGCCCACATGACCCTGGCCATGCTGGGCGTCGGCCCGGTGCGCTATAAAGGCGAACTGATGGACGCCAGGCAGGCCCTGGGCGCCGCCGGCATCGCGCCGGTGACCCTGGCGGCCAAGGAAGGCCTGGCCCTGATCAACGGCACCCAGGTCTCGACCGCGCTGGCCCTGCACGGTCTGTTCATGGCCGAGCGCGTGCTGGAGGCGGGCATGGTGGCGGGCGCCTTGTCGGTCGACGCCGCGCGCGGCAGCGATGCGCCGTTCGATGCGCGCATCCACGCGGTGCGCGGCCAGCCGGGCCAGATTGCGGCAGCACGCATCTACCGCGAGCTGGTGGCGGGCAGCGCCATCCGCGCCTCGCACCTGGTGGGCGACGAGCGCGTGCAGGATCCGTACAGCCTGCGCTGCCAGCCGCAGGTGATGGGCGCGGCCATGGACCTGATCGGCAATGCCGGCCGCACCCTGCTGATCGAAGCGAATGCCGTCACCGACAACCCGCTGCTGTTCCCCGACGATGGGGCGATCCTCTCGGGCGGTAACTTCCACGCCGAGCCGGTGGCCTTTGCCGCCGACACGCTGGCGCTGGCCATCGCCGAAGTCGGCGCACTGTCGGAACGCCGCATCGCGCTGCTGATCGACGCCAACCTGTCTGGCCTGCCGGCCTTCCTGGTCAAGGAACCGGGCCTGAATTCCGGCTTCATGATCGCCCACGTCACCGCGGCCGCGCTGGCGTCGGAAAACAAGTCGCTGGCCCATCCGGCCAGCGTCGACAGCCTGCCGACCTCGGCCAACCAGGAAGACCACGTCAGCATGGCCACCTTCGCGGCGCGCCGACTGGACCAGATGGCGCACAATACCTCGGTGATCGTCGGCATCGAGCTGCTGGCGGCGGCGCAGGGCATCGAATTCCACCGCCCCCTGCGCAGCTCCGGGCACCTCGAGCACGTGCACGCCCAACTGCGCGCGCGGGTGGCGCCCTACGATGCCGACCGCTTCTTTGCCCCGGACATCGAGGCCGCGCGCCTGATGGTCGTGAACGGCGAGCTGTCGGCATCGATCAAGGAACTGTTCACTGTACTGCACCCATAA
- the hutU gene encoding urocanate hydratase — protein MNSPMPIDPRFDPTRSIRAPRGSELSCKSWLTEAAYRMIQNNLDAEVAENPQALVVYGGIGRAARNWECYDQILASLRELEDDQTLLIQSGKPVGVFRTHADAPRVLLANSNLVPKWANWEHFNELDRKGLFMYGQMTAGSWIYIGTQGIVQGTYETFAEAGRQHFGGDMAGRWILTAGLGGMGGAQPLAATFAGAVSLNIECQQSSIDFRLRTRYLDKQARDIDEALAMVKEYTAKREAVSIGLLGNAADVLPELVRRARAGGLVPDLVTDQTSAHDLINGYLPSGWTVEEWKAAQQDPAQHARLKAAAASSCAVHVRAILDFKAMGAYAVDYGNNIRQVAKDEGVENAFDFPGFVPAYIRPQFCEGRGPFRWVALSGDPEDIYKTDAKIKELFPQHARVHRWLDMARERIAFQGLPARICWLGLGERHLAGLAFNEMVRSGELKAPIVIGRDHLDTGSVASPNRETEAMRDGTDAVSDWPLLNALLNTAGGATWVSLHHGGGVGMGYSQHSGVVIVADGTEAAAKRLARVLVNDSGSGVMRHADAGYESAIETAKRNGLTFPMIK, from the coding sequence ATGAATTCACCGATGCCCATCGATCCCCGCTTCGACCCCACCCGCTCGATCCGCGCCCCGCGCGGCAGCGAACTTTCCTGCAAGAGCTGGCTGACCGAAGCCGCCTACCGCATGATCCAGAACAACCTCGACGCCGAGGTCGCGGAAAACCCGCAGGCGCTGGTCGTCTACGGCGGCATCGGGCGCGCCGCGCGCAACTGGGAATGCTACGACCAGATCCTCGCCTCGCTGCGCGAGCTGGAAGACGACCAGACCCTCCTGATCCAGTCCGGCAAACCGGTCGGCGTGTTCCGCACCCACGCGGACGCCCCGCGCGTGCTGCTGGCGAACTCGAACCTGGTGCCCAAGTGGGCCAACTGGGAACACTTCAATGAGCTGGACCGCAAGGGCTTGTTCATGTACGGCCAGATGACTGCCGGCAGCTGGATCTACATCGGTACCCAGGGCATCGTGCAGGGCACCTACGAGACCTTCGCCGAAGCCGGGCGCCAGCACTTCGGCGGCGACATGGCCGGGCGCTGGATCCTCACCGCCGGCCTGGGCGGCATGGGCGGCGCCCAGCCGCTGGCCGCCACCTTCGCCGGTGCGGTGTCGCTCAACATCGAATGCCAGCAGAGCAGCATCGACTTCCGCCTGCGCACCCGCTACCTCGACAAGCAGGCGCGCGATATCGACGAGGCGCTGGCGATGGTCAAGGAATACACGGCCAAGCGCGAAGCCGTCTCCATCGGCCTGCTCGGCAATGCCGCCGACGTGCTGCCGGAACTGGTGCGGCGTGCACGCGCGGGCGGCCTGGTGCCCGACCTGGTCACCGACCAGACCTCGGCCCACGACCTGATCAACGGCTACCTGCCTTCCGGCTGGACGGTCGAAGAATGGAAGGCCGCCCAGCAGGACCCGGCCCAGCACGCGCGCCTGAAAGCCGCCGCAGCAAGCTCGTGCGCCGTGCACGTGCGCGCCATCCTCGACTTCAAGGCCATGGGTGCCTACGCCGTCGACTACGGCAACAACATCCGCCAGGTGGCCAAGGACGAGGGCGTCGAGAACGCGTTCGACTTCCCGGGCTTCGTGCCGGCCTACATCCGTCCCCAGTTCTGCGAGGGCCGCGGCCCGTTCCGCTGGGTGGCGCTGTCGGGCGACCCAGAAGACATCTATAAAACCGACGCCAAGATCAAGGAGCTGTTCCCGCAGCACGCACGGGTGCACCGCTGGCTCGACATGGCGCGCGAGCGCATCGCCTTCCAGGGCCTGCCGGCGCGCATCTGCTGGCTCGGCCTGGGCGAACGCCACCTGGCCGGCCTGGCCTTCAACGAGATGGTGCGCAGCGGCGAACTGAAAGCGCCGATCGTCATCGGCCGCGACCACCTCGACACCGGCTCGGTGGCCAGCCCGAACCGCGAAACCGAAGCCATGCGCGACGGCACCGACGCCGTGTCCGACTGGCCGCTGCTCAACGCCCTGCTCAACACCGCCGGCGGCGCCACCTGGGTCTCGCTGCACCATGGCGGCGGCGTGGGCATGGGCTATTCGCAGCACTCGGGCGTGGTCATCGTGGCCGACGGTACCGAGGCGGCAGCCAAGCGACTGGCGCGCGTGCTGGTCAACGACAGCGGTTCGGGCGTGATGCGTCACGCCGACGCCGGCTATGAAAGCGCAATCGAGACGGCCAAGCGCAATGGCCTGACTTTCCCAATGATCAAGTAA
- a CDS encoding IS110 family transposase — protein sequence MNANAKVIGLDIAKDVFFAVGLDESGKRVFKRKLARDQVLPMFTQMAPAMIGIEACAGSHYWARKFVEMGHDVKLVAAQHVKAYVTGNKNDMNDAAAIAEARSRGATKYVPINTAAQQDLQMLHRARSALMTERVAMINRLRAFAGEYGQVFPKSVEKFRDGLKAWLNDSDNGLSGMALETFWELKAQLDDKEERIQAYDRRLNQAAKSELAKQLMEVPGVGPLTATAVQATIADPRHYKSARDFAANLGLVPREHSSGGKQRLYGITRKGDSYLRTLLIHGARSALRTANGKPDKLLQWATRLAERRSFNVAATALANKMARVIWALMTHGRPYVPAWSKYTTRPA from the coding sequence ATGAATGCTAACGCAAAAGTGATTGGTTTGGATATTGCGAAGGACGTGTTCTTCGCTGTCGGGCTCGACGAAAGCGGCAAACGGGTGTTCAAGCGTAAGCTTGCACGAGACCAGGTACTTCCAATGTTCACGCAAATGGCGCCGGCGATGATTGGTATCGAAGCCTGCGCTGGCTCACACTATTGGGCACGCAAATTCGTCGAGATGGGACATGACGTCAAGCTGGTCGCGGCACAACACGTCAAGGCTTATGTCACCGGCAACAAAAACGACATGAACGATGCTGCCGCAATTGCCGAGGCGCGTTCGCGCGGTGCGACCAAGTATGTGCCGATCAATACGGCAGCGCAGCAAGATTTGCAGATGCTGCACCGTGCCCGCAGCGCCTTGATGACCGAGCGTGTAGCGATGATCAACCGGCTCCGGGCGTTCGCGGGCGAGTATGGCCAGGTGTTTCCCAAGAGCGTGGAGAAGTTCCGTGATGGACTAAAAGCATGGTTGAACGATTCGGACAACGGCTTGTCTGGCATGGCCCTGGAGACGTTTTGGGAGCTCAAGGCCCAGCTGGACGATAAGGAAGAAAGGATCCAGGCATATGACCGCCGCCTGAATCAGGCCGCGAAATCGGAGTTGGCAAAGCAACTGATGGAAGTGCCGGGTGTAGGGCCGTTGACGGCAACGGCAGTGCAGGCAACCATCGCTGATCCGCGCCACTACAAGAGTGCGCGGGACTTTGCAGCAAATCTAGGCCTCGTGCCACGCGAGCATAGCAGTGGAGGCAAGCAGCGCTTGTATGGCATTACTCGCAAGGGCGATAGCTACCTGCGCACTCTGCTCATACACGGTGCCCGTAGCGCATTGCGAACAGCAAACGGCAAGCCCGACAAGCTCCTGCAATGGGCGACAAGGCTGGCAGAGCGACGCAGTTTCAACGTTGCCGCAACTGCACTGGCCAACAAGATGGCCAGGGTGATCTGGGCATTGATGACGCACGGACGTCCTTATGTTCCGGCCTGGTCGAAATACACGACCAGGCCGGCTTGA
- a CDS encoding amidohydrolase — protein sequence MRARQIPLSSLIVLAGLGVLGSAHADTVITNANGYTLNAKGELVQFSALAFDDKGRITAVGSNADVTAKARNARQVDMQGRTVLPGLIDAHGHVFGLGQQLTQLDLSGTTSLDGAIQAIAGYARANANHAWIRGRGWNQENWKLGRFPTAAELDAVVSDRPVWLERVDGHAGWANSRTLALAGITKTTPDPAGGKIQRDANGNATGVLIDAAQELVTKVLPAQTEAEGRAMLDKSLQEIARMGLTSVHDAGIGVAEDRLYRDYADNKKLTTRVYAMIGGTGEDFDQLAKNGPLKDYADGMYALRSVKLYSDGALGSRGAALLKPYSDEPHSHGLLFFKQAQMDAMMTKAMRKGYQVNVHAIGDAGNKQILDIYKKELAATRSAGQRHRIEHAQVVTLDDIPRFKSLGIIPSMQPTHATSDKNMAETRVGPERIKGAYAWRSFLHQGSRIACGSDFPVESPNPFFGIHAAVTRMDHAGQPVAGWYPNQAMSLKEAFRCFTLDAAYAGHQENSLGSLEPGKHADFIVIDRDLFRMPTYDIFKTGVLETWVGGKQVFKK from the coding sequence ATGCGCGCGCGCCAGATCCCCCTGTCTTCCCTGATCGTCCTCGCCGGCCTCGGCGTCCTCGGGTCGGCCCATGCCGACACCGTCATCACCAACGCCAACGGCTACACCCTGAACGCCAAGGGCGAACTGGTGCAGTTCAGCGCGCTCGCCTTTGACGACAAGGGACGCATCACGGCGGTGGGCAGCAATGCCGACGTGACGGCGAAGGCAAGGAACGCGCGCCAGGTGGACATGCAGGGCCGCACCGTGCTGCCGGGCCTGATCGACGCCCACGGCCACGTGTTCGGCCTGGGCCAGCAGCTGACCCAGCTCGACCTGTCCGGCACCACCTCGCTGGACGGCGCCATCCAGGCGATCGCCGGCTATGCCAGGGCCAATGCGAACCATGCCTGGATCCGCGGCCGCGGCTGGAACCAGGAGAACTGGAAGCTGGGCCGCTTCCCGACCGCCGCCGAGCTCGACGCCGTCGTGTCCGATCGTCCGGTCTGGCTGGAGCGGGTCGACGGCCATGCCGGCTGGGCCAACAGCCGCACGCTGGCGCTGGCCGGCATTACGAAGACAACGCCGGATCCGGCCGGCGGCAAGATCCAGCGCGACGCGAACGGCAACGCCACGGGCGTGCTGATCGATGCGGCGCAGGAGCTGGTAACCAAGGTCCTGCCGGCCCAGACCGAGGCGGAAGGGCGCGCCATGCTGGACAAATCGCTGCAGGAAATCGCACGCATGGGCCTGACCAGCGTGCACGACGCGGGCATCGGGGTGGCGGAGGACCGCCTGTACCGCGACTACGCGGACAACAAGAAGCTCACCACGCGCGTGTACGCCATGATCGGCGGGACCGGCGAGGATTTTGACCAGTTGGCAAAAAATGGCCCGCTGAAGGATTACGCCGACGGCATGTACGCGCTGCGCTCGGTCAAGCTGTATTCGGACGGCGCCCTGGGCAGCCGTGGCGCCGCCCTGCTCAAGCCCTACAGCGACGAGCCGCATTCGCACGGCCTGCTGTTCTTCAAGCAGGCGCAGATGGACGCCATGATGACCAAGGCCATGCGCAAGGGCTACCAGGTCAACGTGCACGCCATCGGCGACGCCGGCAACAAGCAGATCCTCGACATCTACAAGAAGGAACTGGCCGCCACCAGGAGCGCAGGGCAGCGCCACCGCATCGAGCACGCCCAGGTCGTGACCCTGGACGACATCCCGCGCTTCAAGTCGCTCGGCATCATCCCCTCGATGCAGCCGACCCACGCCACCTCGGACAAGAACATGGCCGAGACCCGCGTCGGCCCGGAACGCATCAAGGGCGCCTACGCCTGGCGCAGCTTCCTGCACCAGGGCTCGCGCATCGCCTGCGGTTCGGACTTCCCGGTGGAGTCGCCCAACCCCTTCTTCGGCATCCACGCCGCCGTCACCCGCATGGACCACGCGGGCCAGCCGGTGGCGGGCTGGTACCCGAACCAGGCCATGTCGCTGAAGGAGGCCTTCCGCTGCTTCACCCTGGATGCGGCCTATGCCGGCCACCAGGAAAACAGCCTGGGCTCGCTGGAGCCGGGCAAGCACGCCGACTTCATCGTGATCGACCGCGACCTGTTCCGCATGCCGACCTACGACATCTTCAAGACCGGCGTGCTGGAGACCTGGGTGGGTGGCAAGCAGGTGTTCAAGAAGTGA
- a CDS encoding 2OG-Fe(II) oxygenase translates to MGNRAQAQPARPRGRPVNEVDWERVAAELDAFGCAVLPGLLAPRDCEAASALYERPALFRSRVVMQQHGFGRGEYQYFAYPLPAPLAALRGALYPPLAGIANRWHGMLGIEPRFPAAHADYLARCHAAGQVKPTPLLLRYREGDYNCLHQDLYGELVFPLQVAVLLSRPGIDFEGGEFVLTEQRPRMQSRAEVVPLGQGDAVVFAVSGRPVQGTRGVYRVAMRHGVSRLRRGMRHALGIIFHDAG, encoded by the coding sequence CTGGGGAATCGAGCGCAAGCGCAGCCTGCTCGACCGCGAGGCAGGCCCGTGAACGAAGTCGATTGGGAGCGTGTGGCCGCGGAACTGGACGCCTTCGGCTGCGCCGTGCTCCCCGGCCTGCTGGCGCCGCGGGACTGCGAGGCTGCCAGCGCCTTGTACGAGCGGCCGGCGCTGTTTCGCAGCCGGGTCGTGATGCAGCAGCACGGCTTCGGGCGCGGCGAGTACCAGTATTTCGCGTATCCGCTGCCGGCGCCGCTCGCCGCGCTGCGCGGCGCCCTGTATCCGCCGCTGGCCGGCATCGCCAACCGCTGGCACGGGATGCTCGGCATCGAGCCCCGCTTTCCGGCAGCGCATGCCGACTACCTGGCGCGCTGCCACGCGGCCGGGCAGGTCAAGCCCACGCCGCTGCTGCTGCGCTACCGCGAGGGCGACTACAACTGCCTGCACCAGGACCTGTACGGCGAGCTGGTGTTTCCGCTGCAGGTGGCGGTGCTGCTGTCGCGGCCCGGCATCGATTTCGAAGGCGGGGAGTTCGTATTGACGGAGCAGCGTCCGCGTATGCAATCGCGTGCCGAAGTGGTGCCCCTTGGCCAGGGCGACGCGGTCGTGTTCGCGGTGAGCGGGCGTCCGGTGCAGGGCACGCGCGGCGTGTACCGGGTGGCGATGCGGCATGGCGTGAGCCGGCTGCGGCGCGGCATGCGGCACGCCCTGGGGATCATCTTTCACGACGCGGGCTAG
- the ada gene encoding bifunctional DNA-binding transcriptional regulator/O6-methylguanine-DNA methyltransferase Ada yields the protein MTAMTSIFDTDEARWAAVQRRDRDADGQFIYSVRSTGVYCRPSCPSRGALRANAAFHASPLEAEAAGFRACLRCKPDQPALRERQAAAVAQACRLIDAADDPPDLDSLAQAVGMSRFHFHRLFKAQTGVTPKAYASARRAARLQQNLGAAPSVTEALYEAGFGSSGRFYDASTALLGMTPGRYRAGGQGECIRFAVAECSLGAILVASTERGICAILIGDEPEPLVRDLEARFPRAELVGAQAEFERTVAQVIGFVEAPRLGLDLPLDVRGTAFQRRVWEALRAVPAGSTVSYSELAERLGMPTAARAVAGACAANPVAVAIPCHRVVRLDGALSGYRWGIERKRSLLDREAGP from the coding sequence ATGACCGCCATGACCAGCATCTTTGACACCGACGAGGCGCGCTGGGCCGCCGTGCAGCGCCGCGACCGCGACGCCGACGGCCAGTTCATCTATTCCGTGCGCAGCACCGGCGTGTACTGCCGGCCCTCCTGCCCTTCGCGCGGCGCGCTGCGCGCCAACGCCGCCTTTCACGCCAGTCCGCTCGAAGCCGAGGCCGCGGGCTTTCGCGCCTGCCTGCGCTGCAAGCCGGACCAGCCGGCCTTGCGCGAACGCCAGGCGGCCGCGGTGGCGCAGGCCTGCCGCCTGATCGACGCGGCAGACGACCCGCCCGACCTCGACAGCCTGGCGCAGGCGGTGGGCATGAGCCGCTTCCACTTCCACCGCCTGTTCAAGGCGCAGACCGGCGTCACGCCGAAAGCCTATGCCAGCGCGCGCCGCGCCGCGCGCCTGCAGCAGAACCTGGGGGCGGCGCCGAGCGTGACCGAGGCGCTGTACGAGGCCGGCTTCGGCTCGAGCGGGCGCTTCTACGACGCCTCCACCGCGCTGCTGGGCATGACGCCCGGCCGCTACCGCGCCGGCGGGCAGGGCGAATGCATCCGCTTCGCCGTGGCCGAATGCTCGCTCGGCGCCATCCTGGTGGCCAGTACCGAGCGCGGCATCTGCGCGATCCTGATCGGCGACGAGCCGGAACCGCTGGTGCGCGACCTCGAGGCGCGCTTCCCGCGGGCCGAACTGGTGGGGGCGCAAGCCGAGTTCGAACGCACGGTGGCGCAGGTGATCGGTTTCGTCGAAGCGCCCCGGCTGGGCCTCGACCTGCCGCTCGACGTGCGCGGCACGGCCTTCCAGCGCCGCGTATGGGAGGCGCTGCGCGCGGTTCCGGCCGGCTCCACCGTCAGCTACAGCGAACTGGCCGAGCGCCTGGGCATGCCCACGGCCGCGCGCGCGGTGGCGGGGGCCTGTGCGGCCAACCCGGTGGCGGTGGCGATTCCCTGTCACCGCGTGGTGCGCCTTGATGGCGCCCTGTCCGGCTACCGCTGGGGAATCGAGCGCAAGCGCAGCCTGCTCGACCGCGAGGCAGGCCCGTGA
- the hutC gene encoding histidine utilization repressor encodes MEEPITQDSTPIFQRIKDYLVGEIASGRWKEGDLVPSEQALVRQFGVSRMTVNRAVRELTAEQVLTRRQGSGTYVAPQKYQATLVEIRNIADEIRARGRAHRSHLRLLRAEIATDELAAEFELGPGATLYHSIIVHFENDVPVQVEDRWVNPACAPHYLDQDFSAITPNEHLMAAAPLQGASYTIEAQPAPGEVAPMLAIGAGQPCLVLHRRTTSGGRVASVATMWHPGHLARFTGSV; translated from the coding sequence TTGGAAGAACCGATCACGCAAGACAGCACCCCCATTTTCCAGCGCATCAAGGATTACCTGGTCGGCGAGATCGCCTCCGGCCGCTGGAAGGAAGGCGACCTGGTGCCCTCCGAGCAGGCGCTGGTGCGCCAGTTCGGCGTCTCGCGCATGACCGTCAACCGCGCGGTGCGCGAGCTCACCGCAGAGCAGGTGCTGACCCGGCGCCAGGGCTCCGGCACCTATGTCGCGCCGCAGAAGTACCAGGCCACCCTGGTCGAGATCCGCAACATCGCCGACGAGATCCGCGCGCGCGGCCGCGCCCACCGCAGCCACCTGCGTTTGCTGCGCGCGGAAATCGCCACCGACGAACTGGCGGCCGAATTCGAACTGGGGCCCGGCGCCACGCTCTACCATTCGATCATCGTCCACTTCGAGAACGACGTGCCGGTCCAGGTCGAAGACCGCTGGGTCAACCCGGCATGCGCGCCGCACTACCTGGACCAGGACTTCAGCGCCATCACGCCGAACGAGCACCTGATGGCGGCCGCGCCGCTGCAGGGCGCGAGCTACACCATCGAAGCCCAGCCGGCGCCGGGCGAGGTGGCGCCGATGCTGGCGATCGGCGCCGGCCAGCCCTGCCTGGTGCTGCACCGCCGCACCACCTCGGGCGGACGGGTCGCCTCGGTGGCCACGATGTGGCATCCTGGCCACTTGGCGCGCTTTACCGGCAGCGTTTGA
- a CDS encoding response regulator — MKLPFSPAPHAAPRRVLLLDDDRFMLDVLRDMLDMVDETGGNRFEVHAECDARSALAALPRHAPDLLICDLAMPEMDGIEFLQAAAGQGFSGRVILVSALEDGVRDAATELARALGLRVAGAFRKPLAIEQLRLAVQC, encoded by the coding sequence ATGAAGCTGCCTTTTTCGCCCGCACCGCATGCCGCACCGCGTCGCGTGCTGCTGCTCGACGACGACCGCTTCATGCTCGACGTCCTGCGCGACATGCTCGACATGGTCGACGAAACTGGCGGCAATCGCTTCGAGGTTCATGCCGAGTGCGACGCCCGCAGCGCGCTGGCAGCCCTGCCGCGCCATGCGCCCGATTTGCTGATCTGCGACCTGGCGATGCCGGAAATGGACGGCATCGAGTTCCTGCAGGCCGCGGCCGGCCAGGGATTCAGCGGCCGGGTGATCCTGGTGTCGGCCCTGGAAGACGGCGTGCGCGACGCCGCCACCGAGCTGGCGCGCGCCCTCGGGCTGCGGGTCGCCGGAGCCTTCCGCAAGCCGCTGGCGATCGAGCAGCTGCGCCTTGCGGTCCAATGTTGA
- the trxA gene encoding thioredoxin TrxA, with the protein MSENIKHITDANFDAEVLKSEQPVLVDFWAEWCGPCKMIAPILEEVAQQYAGKLVVAKVDVDANQAVPAQFGIRGIPTLILFKNGEAAAQKVGAMAKGQLVQFIDSNI; encoded by the coding sequence ATGAGCGAAAACATTAAACACATCACCGATGCAAACTTCGATGCCGAAGTGCTCAAATCCGAGCAACCGGTCCTGGTCGACTTCTGGGCCGAGTGGTGCGGCCCGTGCAAGATGATTGCACCGATCCTGGAAGAAGTCGCCCAGCAGTACGCTGGCAAGCTGGTGGTGGCCAAGGTCGACGTCGACGCCAACCAGGCCGTACCGGCCCAGTTCGGCATCCGCGGCATCCCGACCCTGATCCTGTTCAAGAACGGTGAAGCAGCTGCGCAGAAAGTCGGCGCGATGGCCAAGGGCCAGCTGGTTCAGTTTATCGACAGCAACATCTGA